A single region of the Candidatus Methylomirabilota bacterium genome encodes:
- a CDS encoding 3'-5' exonuclease, with protein sequence MAFDTETTGLHASDRLVELGAVRFRGDVVEGEWSTLVDPGTAIPAEATLVHGIRNQDVTGSPPAAEALPAFLDFIEGAALVGHNAPFDIRVLAHELLRAGLPLPDNPVLDTCAIPRRLQLDVPNHRLATLAHRFGVPQGRGHRALADARVARGLLEAYLRDLGPAA encoded by the coding sequence GTGGCCTTCGACACCGAAACGACGGGGCTTCACGCCTCGGATCGCCTGGTGGAGCTGGGGGCGGTGCGCTTCCGCGGCGACGTGGTGGAGGGGGAGTGGTCGACGCTGGTGGATCCGGGAACGGCCATCCCGGCCGAGGCGACGCTCGTCCATGGCATACGGAACCAGGACGTCACAGGTTCCCCGCCGGCGGCCGAGGCGCTGCCCGCCTTCCTGGATTTCATCGAGGGCGCCGCCCTGGTGGGCCATAACGCTCCCTTCGACATCCGCGTGCTGGCCCACGAGTTGCTACGGGCCGGCCTGCCTCTCCCGGACAACCCGGTGCTGGACACCTGCGCCATACCGCGGCGGCTCCAGCTCGACGTCCCCAACCACCGGCTGGCCACCCTCGCCCACCGTTTTGGCGTCCCGCAGGGCCGGGGGCACCGCGCCCTGGCGGACGCGCGCGTGGCCCGCGGCCTGCTCGAAGCGTATCTGCGCGATCTGGGGCCGGCGGCCGA